One Desulfomonilia bacterium DNA window includes the following coding sequences:
- a CDS encoding tyrosine-type recombinase/integrase — translation MNRSSPGTSKSKVSLSLAKAIDGFLKFKTAEGLSQRTITSYEFTLGHWLKYIGDREVSEIQASDLTGYMAWLRTEYKPRRWNGSSDPLSAKSIRNVWVTFRSFFGWLQVEFKFPNPAKEITAPKFQKHPVETFTKEDVEKLLKACVYSRESQTEERKKFVMRRPSANRDQAIVLMLLDTGLRATELCSLIINDVDLKTGKVTIRHGVAGGAKGGKGRTVYLGKVARKAVWRYLASREDGDDPDAPLFISHADRAFNKDSLRVLINRLGDRAEIKKAYPHKFRHTFAITYLRSGGDVFTLQSLLGHGSLDMVRHYAQIAEVDVEQAHRKASPADNMRL, via the coding sequence ATGAACCGCAGTTCGCCGGGTACGTCAAAATCCAAAGTTTCACTTTCCTTAGCCAAAGCCATCGATGGCTTCCTTAAATTCAAAACAGCAGAGGGATTAAGCCAACGCACAATTACCTCCTATGAGTTCACTCTTGGTCATTGGTTGAAATACATCGGAGATCGAGAGGTGTCGGAAATTCAAGCTTCCGACCTTACCGGCTACATGGCCTGGTTGAGAACCGAATATAAACCGAGACGTTGGAACGGAAGCTCCGATCCGCTGTCCGCTAAATCCATCCGAAATGTGTGGGTGACGTTTCGATCCTTTTTCGGTTGGCTGCAGGTGGAGTTCAAATTCCCTAATCCTGCAAAAGAAATCACTGCACCCAAGTTTCAAAAACATCCCGTTGAAACATTTACGAAAGAAGATGTGGAAAAACTTCTGAAAGCCTGCGTTTACTCGCGCGAATCGCAGACTGAGGAAAGGAAGAAGTTTGTGATGCGCCGGCCCAGTGCCAACCGCGACCAGGCGATTGTGTTGATGTTGCTGGATACTGGATTGCGAGCAACTGAGTTGTGTTCTCTGATCATCAACGATGTGGATCTCAAGACCGGAAAGGTCACCATCCGTCACGGAGTGGCAGGTGGCGCAAAGGGCGGAAAAGGACGAACTGTGTACCTGGGTAAGGTTGCGCGAAAAGCGGTTTGGCGTTATCTTGCCAGCCGAGAAGATGGGGACGATCCCGACGCCCCCCTCTTCATCAGCCATGCGGATCGAGCTTTCAACAAGGACAGTTTGCGAGTTTTGATCAATCGGTTGGGAGACAGGGCAGAAATCAAGAAGGCTTATCCGCATAAATTCAGGCATACTTTCGCCATCACCTACCTGCGCTCTGGAGGAGATGTTTTTACCCTCCAATCGCTGCTCGGACATGGATCGCTTGATATGGTGCGCCATTATGCTCAAATTGCCGAAGTAGATGTGGAGCAAGCGCATCGCAAAGCCAGCCCAGCTGATAACATGCGTCTGTAA